A region from the Melanotaenia boesemani isolate fMelBoe1 chromosome 11, fMelBoe1.pri, whole genome shotgun sequence genome encodes:
- the LOC121648566 gene encoding ubiquitin carboxyl-terminal hydrolase 2-like, which translates to MFLLQCFSWKKKTTDKTVVADEKKLKNSQKCQTKSDTQHPKAKKKTSKPRWIWPFCCFRRNHRVSPAESTDFLITNKVTEITNSTEEITGEQLTQKMSALFSHHDKRTTVEQIKQDKSPLSAKKNKEKPAGKLCSRSQVMGVSSRLCPLSYLKISLLDTNCTRNTLESLSEPEECYSLQNDIFNWIRTLSNKYSWRTTDPLGFPNLGNTCYMNSSLQSLLTLKDFVTSVSRTEQIWRSVPEAQLLKKLTEIRDCHKSTNSDIKSQLLQSFKDLISDQNPQFMDSLQNDAHEFLISILTHMESLSPLLQRTAAGLGRSYTCPVEDNFGFKMEYTRTCKKCGVQSVRQEQFTNLSLDLVPGGCIEDMLEKYLLEVELEYSCECGGKSSGQTLTFASLPKTFIIHLKRFCYTPSFNLQKIYDPVQIQRDIVVSSKMGGGCFSLVSAISHSGSIEEGHYICDSIDPEDCPLEPTDHWLTFNDSMVLKTSGWDVCKKRQELAYILFYRRHI; encoded by the exons ATGTTTCTTCTACAGTGTTTTTCCTGGAAAAAG AAGACAACAGACAAAACTGTTGTGGCAGATGAGAAGAAGCTTAAAAACTCTCAGAAATG CCAAACCAAGTCAGACACCCAACATCCAAAGGCCAAGAAGAAGACGTCAAAACCAAGATGGATTTggcctttttgttgtttcaga AGGAATCATCGCGTCTCTCCGGCTGAGAGCACCGATTTCTTGATTACTAACAAAGTAACAGAGATAACAAA CTCCACTGAAGAGATAACAGGAGAGCAACTCACACAAAAAATGAGTGCATTATTCTCACATCATGACAAGAGGACAACAGTGGAGCAGATCAAGCAAGACAAGTCACCCTTGTCTGCtaagaaaaacaaggagaagCCAGCTGGCAAACTCTG TAGCAGATCGCAGGTGATGGGTGTATCCTCTCGTCTATGTCCATTGTCATACCTGAAAATCAGTTTGTTGGATACAAACTGCACCAGGAACACCTTGGAGTCCCTTTCTGAACCAGAGGAATGTTACTCCCTCCAAAATGACATATTCAATTG GATAAGAACATTATCTAACAAATACAGCTGGAGAACCACCGACCCCCTTGG ATTTCCAAACCTCGGGAACACTTGCTATATGAACTCCAGTCTTCAGAGCCTCCTGACATTAAAAGATTTTGTGACGAGCGTCAGTCGTACAGAGCAGATCTGGAGATCAGTTCCTGAGGCTCAACTGCTGAA AAAACTGACTGAAATCAGGGACTGTCACAAATCAACTAACTCTGACATCAAGAGTCAACTCCTGCAGTCCTTTAAAGATCTTATCAGTGACCAGAACCCGCAGTTTATGGACAGTTTGCAGAAT gacGCCCATGAGTTCCTGATCTCGATCCTGACACACATGGAGAGTCTGTCTCCTCTGCTTCAACGGACCGCAGCGGGCCTGGGCAGAAGCTATACCTGTCCAGTGGAAGACAACTTTGGATTTAAAATGGAGTACACCAGAACATGCAAAAA GTGCGGAGTTCAATCAGTCAGACAGGAACAATTTACTAATCTGTCTCTGGACCTGGTTCCTGGAGGGTGTATTGAAGACATGCTTGAAAAATATCTTCTG GAGGTGGAGCTGGAATACAGCTGTGAGTGCGGAGGAAAGTCATCAGGCCAGACTTTGACCTTTGCATCCCTGCCAAA AACATTTATCATACATCTTAAGCGTTTTTGCTACACTCCATCCTTCAACCTGCAGAAAATCTATGACCCTGTGCAGATACAGAGGGACATAGTTGTGTCATCTAAAATG GGTGGTGGCTGTTTCAGTCTGGTCAGCGCCATCAGTCATTCAGGCAGTATTGAAGAAG GACACTACATCTGTGACAGCATCGACCCAGAAGACTGTCCACTGGAGCCAACTGACCACTGGCTTACTTTCAATGACTCAATGGTCCTTAAAACATCTGGCTGGGACGTTTGCAAGAAAAGGCAGGAGCTGGCGTACATCCTTTTCTATCGGAGACAT aTCTAG
- the LOC121648567 gene encoding ubiquitin carboxyl-terminal hydrolase 37-like — protein MLEKYLLEVELEYSCECGGKSSGQTLTFASLPKTFIIHLKRFCYTPSFNLQKIYDPVQIQRDLVVSSKMGGGCFSLVSAISHSGSIEEGHYICDSIDPEDCPLEPTDHWLTFNDLTVLKTSGWDVCKKRQELAYILFYRRHI, from the exons ATGCTTGAAAAATATCTTCTG GAGGTGGAGCTGGAATACAGCTGTGAGTGTGGAGGAAAGTCATCAGGCCAGACTTTGACCTTTGCATCCCTGCCAAA AACATTTATCATACATCTTAAGCGTTTTTGCTACACTCCATCCTTCAACCTGCAGAAAATCTATGACCCTGTGCAGATACAGAGGGACTTAGTTGTGTCATCTAAAATG GGTGGTGGCTGTTTCAGTCTGGTCAGCGCCATCAGTCATTCAGGCAGTATTGAAGAAG GACACTACATCTGTGACAGCATCGACCCAGAAGACTGTCCACTGGAGCCAACTGACCACTGGCTTACTTTCAATGACTTAACGGTCCTTAAAACATCTGGCTGGGACGTTTGCAAGAAAAGGCAGGAGCTGGCGTACATCCTTTTCTATCGGAGACAC aTCTAG